The Aerococcaceae bacterium DSM 111021 genome includes a region encoding these proteins:
- a CDS encoding cupin domain-containing protein: MKTKQTWIDYYNMEAHPEGGYFHQVLKSEETIDRKNQLPRALYTSIYFLLTDSNPSRFHRLTADEVWYYHYGNPLTIHMITSEGEYQQVALGTDVEKGEVLQAVVPKDTIFGSTVEEKDGYSLVGCMVSPGFEFEDFELFERSTLLNQYPQHEAIISRLTK; the protein is encoded by the coding sequence ATGAAAACAAAGCAAACATGGATTGATTACTATAATATGGAAGCTCATCCTGAAGGAGGGTATTTTCATCAAGTATTAAAGTCAGAAGAAACCATTGATCGAAAGAATCAGTTGCCTAGAGCCTTATATACGAGCATATATTTTTTATTAACGGATTCTAATCCATCGAGATTTCATCGTTTAACTGCAGATGAGGTGTGGTATTACCATTATGGAAATCCACTTACCATTCATATGATTACATCGGAAGGAGAGTATCAACAGGTCGCTTTAGGTACGGATGTAGAAAAGGGTGAAGTACTTCAGGCAGTTGTACCTAAGGATACAATATTTGGTTCTACGGTTGAAGAAAAAGATGGGTACTCATTAGTAGGCTGTATGGTTAGTCCTGGATTTGAATTTGAAGACTTTGAATTGTTTGAAAGAAGTACACTTTTGAATCAATATCCCCAACACGAAGCGATTATATCTCGATTAACGAAATAA